GATCGTTTCCTCTTTAGTCGCAGGGAACGTGGTTTTTCTCACCTTTCTTCCATAATGCATGATGCTCTCATAGTCGTAGGGAATGTCAAAGACATTCAAATAACTTGACGCATAATTTACAAAGTTAAGGTACTTCATTCCTCTTTGATATTCTGAGAGAGGATCTCAACGTAGTTGTCACGGTCTGGCCTCGATTGCTCGTGCCGAAAGCCCAGCGCGTGCCCCACCTCGTGCAAAATCACTTCCACCTGCCgggaaaaaatttgaaaatgaaattctttCCTTATGTGTCTATAACTGGCAGCTAGATAGTTGCCAGAAAAGTATACTTTGTTCCCGGCGTGCTAGCAATGGTAATGATCCAGAATTAAAGGGATACTCCAAAGTTCCCAAATTACTGGGACATGGGACATTAGTTTTAGTTGCGTATACAGAGAACTACAAGAGTGAGACTTACAGTACGACATCCGTCCTTGAGCTTTATAGTCTGATTGCCTTTAATCATGCCTACATAAGAATAACAactgcagaagaaaaaatgtaacacTGTAACGTAAAAGAACATTGAAGATTAAAAAAGATACATACATTTTTAAGGTAAAAGGTAGTgcaaataaataagagaaaatgaaagcagaTAATACAAGTTCTTATGATTTATGGTTTATTCATTGCACGTCATAAAGACATTGGTAAAGACCCGCAGTTTTACTTATTATATCCTTTACTGCCTATGTGGCGTCTAGAATTCAACAGATGTATCAGAAAACTTGCACATTTCAAAGCAAAAGGAACAAAAGAGAAAACctgagacaaaaaaataaaccagtGAGTTACCCGCTACCGTCGTCAAAGACGATGAAGTTGGTGTCTGACGGCAACGCGAGCCTGAAGCTGATGCAAGTGTAATTTTGCCATTCCTCCAAGGCCTCTGTAATCTTCTGTTCCTCGGCAGATGCTGTCAACAAACGTttattcttcttcatcatcatcatcatcatcatcatcatcatcaatccatcaatccatcaatccatCATATCATCTCAAATACACACAGAACTCGCATGAGGTTATACATGTCCAAAACATTCATATAACTTCATTTTAACTGCACGCCTGCTGCTTGTATATAAAGAGACTTTAAGCTGCCTATTTTAGAAAAGAatacagatttaaaatatttatagcggtgtgtgtgtgcgcgcacgcagAGTGAGAGAAATTcttacatatgtacatacacgtATGTACTAAATTAACTTACTGAAGACACCAGGTGCAAATTTTGTAGGGTATCACGCCACCGGTCCATCTGAAACTTTCATCGCGAATCGCTTTCCTCttgtgtctgctgctgctgctgtcgtgTGTCTCGTCACCGTTTCTGTAAGATATAAATAGAATAAGGTAAAACGACGACATTAGCAACACAGCTTCGAGATCAAACTCGTATGATTATAGCTGAGCCgacacacaaaatattctttcttaaTTTAAGCATAACTGTATAAATGTCTTAGTGCTACAATTGTTGAGAAAATCGGTTGAGCTGTATGGTTTATACCACAAtagattaaaagtaaaaaactaaATGATGAAAATCAGCTATCAAACCAGGAAGAAGGTGATGATTATTAACTCCGACAAAATGGTGGTTCTTAgacaaatatgaaacaaaatgttaatttgtTACCGACGGCAAAtcatattaaaacagaaaacgtGGTTTACCTAATTGTACAGAGCATGGAGAGATGACAAATCACTGTTTACGAGGGTAATGGAATAAGAAACGAAAAAGAGAGATATACGAAGTGCAAGACCGTAGAAATTATAACAACGATATTTACTAAACAGTTTTAATCATTAGCATTGGCACTTTATTAATAAGATCTCTAAAGTCTATATTCGCTTCTGTTGGATTAGAGGAAAGACAATCTTACTTAGGCTAGACACATTTGGAAAAAGTGTATtgacacagacaaaaaaaatatagacCGAAAACCGCCGTTATCAGTACTGATagatctgtcgtctgctctgtgCAAGTCTAATCTGGGCACAAGTACCGTGCACTGGCCTGAATGACTCCCTTGATGTCGACTAAATTATCTCAGTACTTAGACTTTTACGTTTTGAGTTACCTTAATAGGGAGGACGCAAATCATTGCGTATTAACTCGGTAATTTAATTCCACAGTCCTAAGGAATGTCTACTTCCGGTAGGTTTGACGATGTCAACAATGAAGTACAGGGAGTGACGTCAACCGAGAGGcagcaaatgttaaaatattttttttcttttttaaagattggTAAAATACTCATTAtgctatatattttaaattttgaagcaAGTTACCAAATGACTTTGAATAAATGTCGAGAACAAAGACGTGAAAAAGGTTCTAAGGAACTTACAACTGCTGAATTTCTTCCCACTGCTCAGCAGTAAAGATCATGTCGAATTCTACTTTCACTTCGCCGTCTGTGAACTGGAGGTAAGCGGACTCATTTGCTGAAATTAACGAATTAACAGATTTTGAGGACTTCGTATTTTAAGGAGTCGTGGGgtgcacagaaaaaggtcaacaaacCGGACGTCAGTATTATGAATGGATACGTTTCCGCTGTTTCAGACAATAGAAGAAGTTAGACAATATTTTAGTTAGCCTTATCCATGTACAAAAGTGACATCACGATTCTGACTTCGCAATTATATGCTTAGTGACTATTGTAGTCTGTAGCTCGAGTACAGAAAGGGTGTTTCTAACCAAAACTgtgaaataacattttgcaTTGTGAGCTTTTATCcataattacaaaaaagtaGTCCTTTCcgacctttttcttcttcttcttcttctggtaagacagaaaaattacattttggaTGAGTGGATCAACAAGCATGCATTAAGCGGGTgcgaaattattttcatttttggaCTTTATTGTTTCTTTCAGATCCTACAGCAAAGATCTTCAAGGCTTTATATCAAATGAACAAGGCATTATAGTCGTTTGTTAGCATGTCCATTGATGAAAGCATTAACTCTGTGTCTTCCATGACTGTCccacacaaaatgaaacaaatgtctTATCTATATAATGGGAAAAATAAGCTTTATGTGGATATtatcaaagcaagaaaacagtGGGCAGAAAATACCTTCACTTGGCCTCTTCACCACGATATGGAGTAGAAGGCTACGATATTTTAAACACCATAATGCCAGGAAGAAGTGAATGGGCTTTTTGGACTAAGTTATTATACTAAGTTattctttcttgtcttcctaGGGAGAAAGTCTTAAGTATTTATCCAATATATTACATTactgaagataataataaactaataagGTAGATAACACGTGTATTGTTCTATGTACACTGTAGTTTGCATTTTATTGAATCAAAGATAACATAATATGTATCTGAAAAGTAAATCAAAAAAGACCAAATGATTATTGGTATAATGACTGTTGATCTGTAACGATGGTGATTGTTTATACAAACTAGTTTCCGTTGCATTTAGTATGATTTCGTCAATCGTCGAAGACATCACACTCGTTATGACCTGAAAAAGCAAATACAGAGATATTTCCTGCTGAATAATGAAAGAATTTcctaataatattatttatagttaattacataataattaattttgttgtaaatcatATCAGTGTCTATAACTGTGGCATTACTTCGTAGTATAGCGTGGTTTCAGCAGACACATTTCGGAAGCCTTGGCGCCATACTGCGCATGTTGATATACCAGCTGTCAAGATGTCCATAACATGCCAATAGAATGcgtttaaagtatttttaacatGCCAGATTCCTGCTGCCTAAATCTGTGGAAATCAAAGTAAGATTTACCTCGAAGACCATATATTCATGGAATTAAAGATTCATTTTTTAGGGTTTTATGGTGTGTAGGGTACAGCATAGtccatacttttaaaaagtatgcaaactaatttaaaacttacaaaaatagTCTTAAGCAGAACATGCCTACAAAAAAGCATAATATTATACTTTAATGTAATAATTAGGTGAATTACCTTGGCTCCAAagacaaacaggtaaacaagacAACGATTGGTCATGATGGTCAGGAGTAAACACTACAAGGTTGTGCGCCCTGAAAGTCGAAGATCAACTGTGGCAGACCGTACCCCTGCGTTGTTGTGAAATTTCTgcctgatgttttttttaagattgtaGATTTTGCAGTGTACAGCAGTGAGATACTTTTCACCGCAGTAAGTTCTGTACATTACCCACGGTACGCAGCAGACGACGCCGGCAAGTGGAACTCGTGATGGAGGTCGACAGAGACCTCTTATATAGATGGAACAGGAATGTAAATTGGTtccctgatttaaaaaaaaattccttataaGGATCTCAACTGGACCAAATTTCAATAATGTCAATCGCATTTCTTCAATTTAGAGGTAGAAACCGACAACTTCTATGAACAAGATACTGAGGAAAGATGTTGCTGCTCTGAAAAACAGGAAGTTTACTATTTTCACCTGATATTAGATACTGAATCCTGCACGTGTGACCAGCCGACCTCATCTTCTCAAAACAGAAGTTTTCGCTACACTCCTCTATCCTTGTGACATAATAAGTATAGCACGTTCAAAGTAGTTATTATATGCATTTCAATTAATATCAAATTCGACTATTAGCTAACAtctttttctgtaaagtttTAGTAAGAATCATGCCTCATAATTTCCAGAGACTTCAATTTTGACACCTGTGAAAGGATGTCAAGGGCACTCGTGCGTGGAGGTGCGATGGATCCATGAGGATCGCTCTCCTATGTGCACTGAAAACTTCCTTGAACACTACTCCTCACAACAGTTCACACTAGTCCATCTTTGAACATCCAACCCCCCAGCCACCTCCTTATTTTTCGTCTATTGACTACTTCCctatttgttttcctctgcAGAATACGATACCCTCAGTTCCTGTAATCCTAttcctttttgcattttctatatttgtcttttattagtcatcagtactgttgttcatccttctgtccttcgtaTGTTGTCTATGTCACGTTCTTGTctaattcatcatcatcatcatcatcatcatcatttatcagTGGTAATCTCCAGTTTCCTTATTTCACATGTGGCACAGTACTAACATGCTTTCTGGCATTaagactgatttttttattttaatcttgaaCATTACTGATTTCGTGGATATTGGctttcttactttttgttttttgtatgcAGTCGTTACTCTGATATTGTTGTTACAACTTACAAGGACTGGATCACCACGGGGCTGTGGTCCATTACCCCTGTTTTGTATCATGTATACAGTTAGCTGCAGAAGCATCGACGAGAAAAGATCATGAAATTCTCAGATGATTCTACATTCTTGACCTATTGCAGAGGCATAATCAAGATCATGACAATGCCTTATTCATTTCTTATACATTAATGCCAAGATTATTTTCTGGAATTAAatttagacaaaacaaaagagactAGTATAAACTTTAGAAAAGGAATGAAGATGCTGTTGTTCTCAACAGGATACACGataatctgtaaaaaaaaaaaaatttaggcaCT
This window of the Pomacea canaliculata isolate SZHN2017 linkage group LG4, ASM307304v1, whole genome shotgun sequence genome carries:
- the LOC112563151 gene encoding uncharacterized protein LOC112563151, which gives rise to MTNRCLVYLFVFGAKVITSVMSSTIDEIILNATETTNESAYLQFTDGEVKVEFDMIFTAEQWEEIQQLNGDETHDSSSSRHKRKAIRDESFRWTGGVIPYKICTWCLHICRGTEDYRGLGGMAKLHLHQLQARVAVRHQLHRL